The following are from one region of the Syntrophomonadaceae bacterium genome:
- a CDS encoding (2Fe-2S)-binding protein gives MRITRHPILDFQRGDKVSFIFDGRQLEGFAGEPIAAALHAAGIKVLHHSHKLKRPRGFYCAIGNCSSCLMVVDGVSNIRVCVEPLKDGMVVQTQKGKGDLR, from the coding sequence ATGCGGATAACCAGGCACCCCATTTTGGATTTTCAGCGGGGAGACAAGGTAAGCTTTATTTTTGACGGCAGGCAACTCGAGGGATTCGCCGGAGAACCAATCGCAGCTGCCCTGCATGCTGCCGGAATAAAGGTTTTGCATCACAGCCACAAGCTTAAGCGGCCCAGAGGATTTTACTGTGCCATAGGAAACTGTTCCTCGTGCTTGATGGTTGTGGACGGAGTTTCAAATATCAGGGTCTGTGTGGAACCCCTTAAAGACGGGATGGTGGTCCAAACACAAAAAGGAAAAGGTGATCTGCGGTGA
- a CDS encoding FAD-dependent oxidoreductase, with product MKRTEIAVIGAGPAGLSAARSAAAMGAAVTLIDRNMKPGGQLVKQTHAFFGSEKEYASVRGIDIAGILCRELAAWERVELMFNATVLGYYQDDGVLGIERDGKFLKLKADTVIIATGASEKTLAFPNNDLPGVYGAGAAQTLMNEHGVMPGRRVLMVGAGNIGLIVSYQMLQAGVQVAAIIDAAPKIGGYLVHAAKVRRLGIPILVSHSIKAAHGQDGVEGATVWQLDATWAPVPGTERFLEVDVICIAVGLSPLAELLWQAGCRMRYVPELGGHVPIRTEALETTVPGIFVAGDVAGVEEASSAMVEGRLAGLSAAARLGYQKPEFADLYREAQQQLASLRSGPVGAKIRAGLARLA from the coding sequence GTGAAGCGAACAGAGATTGCCGTAATCGGCGCCGGGCCGGCCGGATTATCTGCGGCGAGAAGCGCGGCGGCCATGGGAGCGGCGGTAACCCTAATCGACCGGAATATGAAGCCCGGCGGACAGCTGGTAAAGCAGACCCATGCCTTTTTCGGATCAGAAAAAGAATATGCCTCAGTCCGGGGAATAGACATCGCCGGTATCCTTTGCCGGGAACTTGCGGCCTGGGAGCGAGTTGAACTGATGTTCAATGCCACAGTCCTGGGTTATTACCAGGATGACGGTGTTCTCGGAATTGAGCGGGATGGAAAGTTTCTCAAATTAAAAGCAGATACGGTGATCATTGCTACCGGGGCCTCGGAAAAAACCCTGGCCTTTCCCAATAACGATTTGCCGGGAGTCTATGGTGCGGGCGCGGCACAGACGCTGATGAACGAGCATGGGGTGATGCCGGGCCGGAGAGTGCTGATGGTGGGAGCAGGGAACATCGGGCTGATCGTCAGCTACCAGATGCTGCAGGCTGGAGTTCAAGTAGCGGCAATAATAGATGCGGCCCCTAAAATAGGGGGCTATTTGGTCCACGCTGCCAAGGTCAGGAGGCTTGGTATTCCAATCCTGGTCTCCCACTCCATCAAGGCGGCACATGGCCAGGACGGGGTAGAGGGCGCTACTGTCTGGCAGCTGGATGCCACCTGGGCTCCGGTCCCCGGAACGGAAAGGTTTCTTGAGGTAGACGTTATTTGCATCGCGGTAGGCTTATCGCCGCTGGCAGAACTGTTATGGCAGGCCGGCTGCCGGATGAGGTATGTGCCGGAACTGGGCGGTCACGTGCCAATTCGGACCGAAGCCCTGGAGACCACGGTTCCCGGTATTTTTGTAGCCGGGGATGTGGCTGGGGTGGAAGAAGCCTCCAGCGCCATGGTGGAGGGACGGCTGGCCGGGCTATCCGCCGCGGCCAGGCTTGGTTACCAAAAGCCAGAATTTGCCGACCTGTACAGGGAAGCCCAGCAACAGCTGGCGAGCCTGCGCTCAGGGCCGGTAGGGGCTAAAATCCGGGCGGGCCTGGCCAGGCTGGCTTAG